One window of Phoenix dactylifera cultivar Barhee BC4 chromosome 5, palm_55x_up_171113_PBpolish2nd_filt_p, whole genome shotgun sequence genomic DNA carries:
- the LOC103707712 gene encoding protein yippee-like At4g27745, which produces MAEVVGPRFYSCFNCRNNVALHDDIISKAFQGTNGRAFLFSHTMNIVVGPKEDRQLMTGLHTVADIYCCDCREVLGWKYERAYEETQKYKEGKFILEKSKIVKENW; this is translated from the exons ATGGCTGAAGTCGTTGGGCCTCGATTTTACAGCTGTTTCAATTGCCGAAACAATGTTGCTCTTCATGATGATATCATTTCGAAAGCTtttcag GGGACGAATGGGCGCGCATTTCTGTTTTCTCATACAATGAACATAGTTGTGGGGCCAAAGGAAGATAGGCAGCTAATGACAGGACTGCATACGGTTGCTGATATCTACTGCTGTGATTGTCGTGAAGTGTTGGGCTGGAAATATGAAAGAGCTTATGAGGAGACGCAGAAGTACAAAGAAGGGAAGTTTATACTTGAGAAGTCAAAAATTGTGAAGGAGAACTGGTAG
- the LOC103707710 gene encoding plant UBX domain-containing protein 10 — protein sequence MAEGFEEKLAYFQAITGLDDPDLCAEILSAHNWDLELAISAFTSSSSPSSSTNPSAFTAGVDGGGGSNPAESSLARQDAGDRAAPGLAWKLITLPFYVVSGGIGLITGAVGLGVWIAGGVLSRSLNLLGFAAPRGAEADRLIPVSASTAEAADFVATFERDFGGAGAGIRFVAEGFMDALQRSQREYKLLFVYLHSPDHPDVPAFCSGCLCSAPVAAFVNENFVAWGGSIRRTEGFKMSNSLKASRFPFCAVVMSSTNQRIVLLQQIEGPKSSDEMLAILQRVIEECTPSLVTARLEAEERRNNQRLREEQDAAYRAALEADQARERQRKEEQERLEREAAEAEKKRKEEEEARERAAREAAEKEAALARRRQEKAMSLGIEPEKGPDVTQVLVRFPTGERKERRFHSSATISSLYDYVDSLDCLKAEKYSLVSNFPRVSYGPEKHSLTLKEAGLHPQASLFVEVDS from the exons ATGGCCGAGGGCTTCGAGGAAAAATTAGCCTATTTCCAGGCCATCACCGGCCTCGACGACCCCGATCTCTGCGCCGAGATCCTTTCCGCCCACAACTGGGATCTCGAGCTCGCCATCTCCGCCTtcacctcctcctccagtccCTCTTCCTCCACTAATCCCTCCGCCTTCACTGCCGGCGTCGATGGTGGCGGTGGTTCCAATCCGGCCGAGTCCTCTCTTGCTCGCCAAGATGCCGGCGACCGCGCCGCGCCCGGCCTCGCCTGGAAGCTCATCACCCTCCCCTTCTACGTCGTCTCAGGCGGCATCGGCCTCATCACCGGCGCCGTCGGCCTCGGCGTCTGGATCGCCGGTGGCGTCCTCTCCCGCTCCCTCAACCTTCTCGGCTTCGCCGCACCACGCGGAGCCGAGGCTGACCGGCTGATCCCCGTCTCGGCGTCTACCGCCGAGGCCGCGGACTTCGTCGCGACCTTCGAGAGGGACTTTGGAGGGGCCGGCGCTGGGATCCGGTTCGTGGCGGAGGGGTTCATGGACGCGCTCCAGCGGTCCCAGCGGGAGTACAAGCTTTTGTTCGTGTACCTGCACTCGCCGGACCATCCGGACGTGCCGGCCTTCTGCTCGGGATGCCTGTGTTCGGCTCCGGTGGCAGCGTTTGTGAACGAGAACTTTGTGGCTTGGGGCGGGAGCATAAGGAGGACGGAAGGGTTCAAGATGAGCAACAGCCTCAAGGCATCTCGGTTCCCCTTCTGTGCTGTTGTCATGTCCTCTACCAACCAGCGCATTGTTCTCCTCCAGCAG ATTGAAGGACCCAAGTCTTCTGATGAAATGCTTGCAATCCTTCAACGAGTGATAGAAGAGTGTACACCATCTCTAGTTACAGCACGGCTTGAGGCAGAAGAACGGAGAAACAACCAGCGCCTGAGAGAAGAGCAAGATGCTGCATATAGAGCTGCACTTGAAGCCGACCAA GCTAGAGAGCGTCAGAGgaaagaagaacaagagaggtTGGAGAGAGAAGCAGCAGAAGCTGAGAAGAAgcgcaaggaggaagaggaggctagGGAAAGAGCAGCTCGTGAAGCTGCTGAGAAAGAAGCTGCTTTAGCTAGGAGGCGGCAAGAGAAAGCGATGTCACTGGGCATTGAACCTGAAAAAGGGCCAGATGTTACACAG GTTCTTGTGCGATTTCCTACTGGAGAGCGCAAGGAAAGGAGGTTCCACAGTTCAGCTACGATCAGCTCCCTCTATGACTATGTTGATTCTCTGGATTGCTTAAAAGCTGAGAAATACAGCCTGGTTTCAAACTTCCCTCGCGTCTCCTATGGTCCAGAGAAGCATTCGCTGACATTAAAGGAAGCAGGTTTGCATCCACAAGCAAGCCTGTTTGTTGAGGTGGACTCATGA